The DNA window GAGCGGACTCAAGATTACGATGCTGGCCATTTATCTTTCGACCGAAGCCGTTTACCGCATGGAACTGGGACGCGGCGAACCCGACGCCTTTGGGCGCCGCCAGCTTTCACCGCCCGAAGTGGCCCTGGCGATTGCTTACGCCTTTGGCGATACCCCGCCGGCCGAGGTTTCGATCCTGCAACAGGCGCTGCGAAACGACCGGCTGACGAAGAGAAGCGACATCGAAGCCGTTGTGCGGCAAATGATCGCCGCCGGCGCGCCGCCCGTCCGGCATGAATTGCCGGCGGCCTTCTTCGCCCGCATTGTGCAGTCCGACGACGACCGCGGTTTCGGTTGGCACCCGCGGGTTGTACGATTCTTCGACGAGTTCTTCCAGTACTCCAAGGCGGCCGGCACGTTCAAAGACAGCCCTGGCGCCCCCATCGGCTCCCGCGCCCTGACGGCGGCGCCGCAAGGCTTCATCGCAGAGATCGTGAATGAGGACCGCCATGTTTTTGAGGAACTGCTGACCTCGCCGCGGTTCAATGAGAACCAGGAGGCGCTGCTGGCGCGTCTCGACGCCCTGTACCAGAAGAAGCTCAGCAAGACTCCGGAATCCCAGCATGCGGGCATCACCGCCTGGTACAACGACGGGCTCAAGTCGGCCAAACGCTTGCGGCAGGAAACTTTCAGGGCAGGCATTTTGACCCACAACAGCTGGCTGATTGCCCATTCGACCAATGCAGAGAATCACCCTGTACACCGGGGGATCTGGATTCGCGAGCGACTGCTGGCCGGCAATCTGCCCGATCTGCCGATCGATGTCGACGCCACCATTCCCGAAGGACCCGACCGGACGCTGCGGGAAAGGCACGCCGTGACGCGCGCCCAGTCCTGCTGGAAATGTCATCAGTCGTTCGACCCGCTGGGGATGCCGTTTGAGAGCTTCGACGATCGCGGCTGGGTCCGCACGGCAAGGTACTTTGACAAGGGGAAGAACGCGTATCTGCCCGCGCCGCATCTGTCGGAGGAAGAGCTGGAGAAATTGCGGCAGAAAAGTGAGATCGTCGTGATCCCGGTCGACGCCACCGGCGGAATCTCAGGAACGGGCGAGCCGGACATTGACGGCCCTGTTCATGACGCCAGGGAACTGGTGCAGCGGCTGGCCAGGTCCACCCGCGTACGGCAGTCGATCATTCGCCATGCCTTTCGCTTCTGGATGGGACGCAATGAAATGCTTAGCGACTCCCAGACTTTGATCGCAGCGGATCAGGCCTATGTCACATCGGGCGGCAAATTCAGCGAAGTTCTCGTCGCGTTACTCACGTCGGATTCTTTCCTGCTGCGGAAAGACGATTCGGCCTCCACCTCTGCTTCTCGTCCTCATTAAACGATCGAGTTCCATGAGCATCACACGCAGAAAATTCACCCGGGGGATGGCGCTCGGAGCCGGGGGCATCGCGATGGCCCCGTTGCTGCACCAGATGGAAGCGCTGGCGGATGGCCGCATGGAACGGATCCCCAAGCGATTCGTGTTCGTAATCAAGTCGAGTGGTTTGACGGCCGACGCGATTCGCCCCGAAGCGTATCGCTCCCATGACGGCGGCTTGGACGCAACGCTGCAGGACTGCCGACTGCCGGCGACGATGGCGTCGCTAGAGGCGTTCAAGGACCAACTGCTGATTCTGGACGGCCTGTCCGGCGTCAACTTTACCGGGAATCATTCTTCGTACTACGGAGCGCTCAGTTGTCATCATGCGCCCGACAAGCCGGCGGCCGCGACGATTGACTGCCTGCTCGGCCGGATGCTTCCGGCGCCCTTTCATAACTATGGGTTCGCCCCCAACGGCCACAGCATCGGCAACAACTTTGGACCGCTGGTGCAGGAGACGGCCGTCTTCCCCAAGATCTCTGCCTATGGGCCCAACAAGCCGATGGCGTACCAGGCGAGCGCTGAGAAAGCCTATCGCGAACTGTTCGGCAGCGTGGCCGACCTGGCCAGCGGCGGAAAAAAGGAGTTCGCCCTGCAGACCAATCTGCTCGACTTTCTGGCGGAGGATGTCAAACGAGTCTCCCGGAACGTCGGGCCCGCGGAGCGGGAGAAACTGGATCATTATCTGGGAGCGTTCGACTCCGTGCGTGCGCGGAACGAGAAGCTATCGAACATGAGCGAAGCGATCAGGCGGAACTCGCCCACCGTGACGTCGCAGTATTCGTCCAAGGTTTTCGCCGAACGCGTTTCTGTCTTTTTTGATTTGGGCGCGGCCGCGCTCATCGCCGGATTAACCAATGTGGTTTCGATCCGCGCCGATTGGCTCAGCGCGAAATACGAGAGCTTCGGCTTCGGCGGCGCCTCGGTTCACGACATTGGACACCACAAGAAGACCGCCAACGGCCTCGCCTCCGAGGAGGCCCGCGACGTGATTCGCAAGTTCCAGATCGATCAGATCGCCGGTCTGGCCGCGAAGCTGAAAGCGACGCCCGAAGGAGACGGCACGATGCTCGACAATACGATGATTGTCTATCTGAGCGACGGCGCCGACGCGCATCATTCGGTACGCAAGAACTGGCCGTTCATCGTCGTCGGCGGTCGTAACCTGGGCCTGAAGTCGGCCGGGCGATATCTGCGGTATCCCGACTACGGGCTGCCGGGCCACAAGACGATCGGCAACTGGTACAACACCCTGCTCACCGCCAGCGGATCCGAGTCGCAGGAAACGTTTGGCCAGTTGGATGGTCAGTTGCGGGATCTGGATTTGAAAGGGCCGTTGTCGGAGTTAATGGGTTGAAACGCAAGTAACGTCTCGCCCCGCCAACGCCCCCAACTCTTCATTTTCACCTGGAACCGGCCTCGCATTCCGGTCAGCCGTTCGCTCTCGTTCCTCTTCGCCCGTTACTCTTCGGCAGCGGGGACATAGATCGACTGGCCGATGAGTTTTTCAAACTCGCTCGGGCTCACGGTTTCAATGCGGCCGTCGTCGGTCTCGTAGTAATACATCAGATGCTCATCGACCACATCGTGGTCCCCGTGCAGGATCTGCCCGGCAGCGGTCAGAGTAATCGCCTTGC is part of the Lignipirellula cremea genome and encodes:
- a CDS encoding DUF1552 domain-containing protein yields the protein MSITRRKFTRGMALGAGGIAMAPLLHQMEALADGRMERIPKRFVFVIKSSGLTADAIRPEAYRSHDGGLDATLQDCRLPATMASLEAFKDQLLILDGLSGVNFTGNHSSYYGALSCHHAPDKPAAATIDCLLGRMLPAPFHNYGFAPNGHSIGNNFGPLVQETAVFPKISAYGPNKPMAYQASAEKAYRELFGSVADLASGGKKEFALQTNLLDFLAEDVKRVSRNVGPAEREKLDHYLGAFDSVRARNEKLSNMSEAIRRNSPTVTSQYSSKVFAERVSVFFDLGAAALIAGLTNVVSIRADWLSAKYESFGFGGASVHDIGHHKKTANGLASEEARDVIRKFQIDQIAGLAAKLKATPEGDGTMLDNTMIVYLSDGADAHHSVRKNWPFIVVGGRNLGLKSAGRYLRYPDYGLPGHKTIGNWYNTLLTASGSESQETFGQLDGQLRDLDLKGPLSELMG
- a CDS encoding DUF1588 domain-containing protein produces the protein MTHRTAILFLLLTLVFPGPLCAVETDTADLQERFTAQIAPLLQTSCMDCHGADTQEGNVALHQLGGDLTAPASIAIWGRVLEQLETGAMPPSGEPQPTAAQRQAIVDWLQETLVRAGRGFELQAKRLLPEYGNRVSHALLFSGEIQTPAYTPARLWRISPHIYRGKRYQLQVAGGIEAEPVAYSSKSSGIRDYASQEVMDESGFLALQAALDDILTNQLRVKPGFQAIAEAKGQPSPEAMERVIAEEFLRATGRPINDDERARFLAFMTANIRQGGNESGLKITMLAIYLSTEAVYRMELGRGEPDAFGRRQLSPPEVALAIAYAFGDTPPAEVSILQQALRNDRLTKRSDIEAVVRQMIAAGAPPVRHELPAAFFARIVQSDDDRGFGWHPRVVRFFDEFFQYSKAAGTFKDSPGAPIGSRALTAAPQGFIAEIVNEDRHVFEELLTSPRFNENQEALLARLDALYQKKLSKTPESQHAGITAWYNDGLKSAKRLRQETFRAGILTHNSWLIAHSTNAENHPVHRGIWIRERLLAGNLPDLPIDVDATIPEGPDRTLRERHAVTRAQSCWKCHQSFDPLGMPFESFDDRGWVRTARYFDKGKNAYLPAPHLSEEELEKLRQKSEIVVIPVDATGGISGTGEPDIDGPVHDARELVQRLARSTRVRQSIIRHAFRFWMGRNEMLSDSQTLIAADQAYVTSGGKFSEVLVALLTSDSFLLRKDDSASTSASRPH